In a genomic window of Flavobacteriales bacterium:
- a CDS encoding M1 family metallopeptidase — translation MCGKHLLSSLFAILVFGVSAQNYTICKTHAGAAYTAGPTRSDTFDILHSTIELDFTDWSSQSLDARADIVVAPRMTGISSIRFDLLGLIVDSVYVDSVLTGFTYNSPVLNIPVSFVYGPNPTPRTITVFYRGQPTTDGSGWGGFYYGNNIAYNLGIGFAADPHNYGRTWFPCFDQFVERSTYTIKTLTEGGRISQATGVRTTEQFLNGDTLYSEWDLAQPIPSYLVGLAVGKYYRYTDSYASITGSLIPIEIAAQAGDTADAPGSFSHLVDALQCFESWYGPYHWDRIGYVLTGQGAMEHPTNVAYPAFTVDGFNNYDDLMAHELAHHWWGDYVTCSQAEHMWINEGMAEFSAHLFFECLNGRDSYLNRVRSNWYSVLKSAHQNNGDFLAVDGVGHANTYGTHVYNKGAGMVHSMRGYLGDSLFSAGLQALLSNNALDTLSSAGFEQQLSAVTGISMSKFFENWLYEPGFLEIGIDEIDLGVNWSNLSADVTLSQGLRATANLYHDVPLEIGFYDSLWNLHIETVTLNNASETFSFGPLPANPEWVVVDPMDKLMLGNTYEQEIFNVPVYRNIGRCDMTIDVTSENDSSWVRREHHWAGPRGTVVANNGNAHISGNHYWSVRGSLSSSFAATATIRYDGRNGQLDEDLANATEDSLILLYRAPGNTDWVEYPYYTKDVMGSATNGFGRMIIDTLMLGDYAFANGVSTIGLDEERGALPLKLYPNPAREQIVIDGLPD, via the coding sequence ATGTGTGGAAAACATTTACTGAGTTCGCTCTTTGCGATATTGGTCTTTGGGGTATCTGCCCAGAATTATACGATCTGCAAAACACACGCCGGTGCGGCTTATACAGCCGGCCCTACGCGGTCCGATACCTTCGATATCTTGCATTCGACCATCGAATTGGACTTCACGGACTGGAGTTCTCAATCGCTCGATGCCCGAGCCGATATTGTCGTTGCGCCGAGAATGACCGGAATATCATCGATCCGCTTTGATTTACTGGGTTTGATAGTAGACAGTGTGTATGTCGATAGCGTATTGACCGGGTTCACGTACAACTCCCCCGTTCTGAATATTCCGGTATCGTTCGTCTACGGTCCAAACCCTACTCCCCGCACGATCACGGTTTTTTACCGCGGTCAGCCCACTACGGACGGGTCGGGCTGGGGTGGATTCTACTACGGAAACAACATCGCCTATAATTTAGGGATCGGCTTTGCCGCCGATCCACACAACTACGGACGAACCTGGTTTCCCTGCTTCGATCAATTTGTTGAGCGATCGACCTATACTATAAAAACCTTGACAGAAGGTGGGCGTATTTCGCAAGCCACGGGGGTACGGACAACCGAGCAATTTTTAAACGGCGACACATTGTATTCCGAGTGGGATTTGGCTCAGCCCATTCCAAGTTACCTCGTTGGTTTGGCCGTGGGAAAATACTACCGGTATACCGATAGCTATGCGTCGATCACTGGATCTTTAATTCCGATCGAAATTGCAGCGCAGGCAGGCGATACAGCGGATGCTCCGGGCTCATTCAGCCATCTTGTCGACGCCCTTCAATGCTTCGAGAGTTGGTATGGTCCTTATCACTGGGATCGTATCGGCTATGTTTTGACGGGGCAAGGTGCTATGGAGCATCCGACCAATGTGGCCTACCCTGCCTTTACCGTGGACGGATTCAACAATTACGACGACCTCATGGCACATGAGTTGGCCCATCATTGGTGGGGTGATTATGTGACCTGTTCTCAGGCCGAGCATATGTGGATCAACGAAGGCATGGCAGAATTCAGTGCCCATTTGTTTTTCGAGTGCCTCAATGGTCGCGATAGCTACTTGAATCGAGTGCGCAGCAATTGGTACTCCGTTTTGAAATCGGCACATCAAAACAATGGGGACTTTTTGGCCGTTGACGGGGTGGGCCATGCGAACACCTATGGAACGCACGTGTACAACAAGGGTGCAGGTATGGTGCACAGTATGCGCGGGTACTTGGGCGATTCGCTATTTTCTGCAGGGCTTCAAGCTCTCCTCAGCAACAACGCGTTGGATACCTTGAGTTCGGCCGGATTCGAACAGCAGTTGTCCGCGGTGACCGGCATCAGCATGTCGAAATTCTTTGAGAACTGGTTGTATGAACCCGGTTTTCTTGAGATCGGTATAGATGAAATAGATCTAGGCGTGAATTGGAGTAATCTGTCCGCTGACGTGACCTTAAGCCAAGGGCTGCGCGCCACTGCGAATCTATACCACGATGTTCCTCTGGAGATCGGCTTCTACGATTCGCTCTGGAATCTACACATTGAGACCGTCACGCTCAACAACGCTTCAGAGACTTTCAGTTTTGGCCCATTGCCCGCGAATCCGGAATGGGTCGTCGTAGACCCTATGGACAAGCTCATGTTGGGCAACACGTACGAACAAGAAATCTTCAACGTCCCTGTGTACCGCAATATAGGTCGGTGCGATATGACCATTGACGTTACCTCGGAGAATGACTCGTCCTGGGTGCGTCGAGAACATCACTGGGCGGGGCCGCGCGGAACGGTTGTGGCCAATAACGGCAACGCTCATATTAGCGGGAATCACTATTGGTCGGTTCGAGGCAGCCTTTCGAGCTCTTTCGCCGCCACGGCCACCATTCGGTACGATGGCCGCAATGGCCAGCTCGATGAGGATTTGGCCAACGCCACTGAAGATTCACTCATACTCCTCTATCGGGCGCCGGGAAATACCGATTGGGTCGAATATCCTTACTACACCAAGGACGTAATGGGAAGTGCTACTAACGGATTCGGACGAATGATCATCGACACCTTGATGTTGGGCGACTACGCCTTTGCGAATGGGGTATCCACTATCGGTTTGGATGAAGAACGAGGAGCCCTTCCGCTGAAATTATATCCGAATCCGGCCCGCGAACAGATCGTGATCGACGGGTTGCCCGATTAA
- the rmuC gene encoding DNA recombination protein RmuC, with protein MEYGFIVVGLVLGGVIGYLLGRKKSGGESGGISQSEIDEKYVLRPLYSTLENQISELKKEREKDDDERLDLARKLAAKEQELANLAERLSETKRDIEQLQEKFKVEFRNVANELLDEKSKKFTEHNEKELERILQPFKTKLKEFEDKVDKTYKDNRDEQISLKTQIEGLQKLNQQMAKEALELTNALKGDSKIMGDWGEFQLTQLLEQAGLKENVHFTTQNSFGDADGRQKRPDFIVHLPDDKHLIIDAKVSLKAYEEYHSAKDEAQRADALKKHIISVKTHIKGLGTKRYEDLYDIRTPDYVMMYIPVEPAFLLALEHDREGQLYSEALDKNVVLVSTSTLLATLRTVGYIWKQETQAKNVQEIADRGAKLYDKFVGFVENLQDIGTRLDQAQASFHNATRQLSEGPGNLVRQAEQLRSLGLKTNKTLPEGLKESSEDE; from the coding sequence ATGGAGTATGGATTCATAGTGGTTGGATTAGTCCTTGGTGGTGTCATCGGCTACCTCCTCGGAAGAAAAAAATCAGGTGGTGAAAGTGGCGGAATCTCACAAAGTGAGATCGACGAAAAGTACGTTTTACGCCCCCTCTACTCCACCCTCGAAAATCAAATTTCCGAGCTTAAAAAAGAGCGCGAAAAAGACGACGATGAGCGGCTCGATTTAGCCCGGAAATTAGCCGCCAAGGAACAGGAGTTGGCCAACCTTGCCGAGCGACTTTCAGAGACCAAAAGAGATATAGAACAGCTTCAAGAAAAGTTCAAGGTCGAGTTTCGAAATGTGGCCAACGAGCTACTCGATGAAAAATCGAAGAAGTTCACCGAGCACAATGAGAAGGAGCTCGAGCGCATTCTTCAACCTTTTAAAACGAAGTTGAAGGAATTCGAAGACAAGGTCGACAAGACCTATAAAGACAACCGCGACGAGCAAATTAGTCTCAAAACGCAGATCGAAGGACTGCAAAAGCTCAATCAACAAATGGCCAAGGAAGCTCTTGAGCTCACCAATGCGCTTAAAGGCGACAGCAAGATCATGGGCGATTGGGGCGAATTTCAGCTCACACAGTTATTAGAGCAGGCCGGACTCAAGGAAAACGTTCACTTTACTACCCAGAACAGCTTCGGCGATGCTGATGGTAGGCAAAAACGGCCCGATTTCATTGTGCACCTTCCCGACGATAAGCACCTCATCATCGACGCCAAGGTTAGCCTTAAGGCCTACGAAGAATATCATTCAGCCAAAGACGAAGCACAGCGGGCCGATGCATTGAAAAAGCACATCATAAGTGTAAAGACTCACATCAAGGGGCTCGGAACCAAGCGCTACGAGGACCTTTACGATATTCGAACTCCCGATTACGTGATGATGTATATCCCGGTAGAGCCGGCTTTCCTGCTTGCACTGGAACACGATCGCGAGGGGCAACTCTATTCCGAGGCACTCGACAAAAATGTAGTCTTGGTCAGTACTTCCACTCTTTTGGCGACCTTACGAACCGTTGGCTACATTTGGAAACAAGAAACGCAAGCGAAAAACGTTCAAGAAATAGCGGATCGTGGAGCCAAGTTGTACGATAAGTTCGTGGGGTTCGTTGAAAACCTGCAGGATATCGGCACTCGGCTCGATCAGGCACAGGCCAGCTTTCACAACGCTACGCGGCAACTGAGTGAAGGTCCGGGCAACCTAGTGCGACAAGCCGAACAACTGCGTTCGCTTGGGCTAAAAACGAACAAAACCCTGCCGGAAGGATTAAAAGAAAGCAGTGAAGACGAATAA
- a CDS encoding UbiD family decarboxylase — protein MGYKSLEQALLDLEKHGHLVRIKEEVDPNLEMAAIHLRVFEAGGPALLFENVKGSKFRAASNLFGSLERSKFMFRHTLDAVQKVVELKGDPIKAIKNPLKYASAPFTGLQALPMRTMGQSPVASNECAISDLPQIKHWPMDGGPFVTLPVVYTEDADKPGIMNSNIGMYRIQLGGNQYEQDREIGLHYQLHRGIGVHQTKANAKGHPLKVSIFVGGPPALTLSGVMPLPEGLSELTFVGALGGRRFRHTIRDGYRLASDADFVITGEVHPGQNKPEGPFGDHLGYYSLKHDFPLMKVHKVFHRKDAIWPFTVVGRPPQEDTQFGALIHEITGPAIPNEIPGLREVHAVDAAGVHPLLLAIGFERYTPYLEKKRPQEILTIANHVLGFGQLSLAKFVFIIDGSDNPKLTTHHVSEFFCHVLERVDWTRDLHFHTQTSIDTLDYSGDGLNTGSKVVVAAAGAKKRHLATEKPSLDWGSEVNAVEVAQPGTVAVEIGPWQNYEQANEEIQRLAARWASADLQGFPLIVLVDDASFAVRTLNNYLWVTYTRSNPSHDIYGVNSFTENKHWGCRGSLIIDARIKGHHAPPVEKDPEVERKVDRLGEQGAGLHGII, from the coding sequence ATGGGCTACAAAAGCCTCGAACAAGCTTTACTCGACCTCGAAAAACACGGCCACCTCGTTCGAATCAAAGAGGAGGTAGACCCCAATCTTGAAATGGCGGCCATTCACCTGCGCGTTTTTGAAGCGGGCGGCCCCGCACTGCTGTTCGAGAATGTCAAAGGCTCAAAATTCCGCGCAGCTTCGAACCTCTTCGGTTCACTCGAGCGCTCCAAGTTCATGTTCCGCCACACCCTCGACGCCGTTCAAAAAGTAGTAGAGCTCAAGGGTGATCCCATTAAGGCGATCAAGAATCCACTTAAATACGCTTCGGCACCTTTTACCGGTCTTCAGGCACTACCCATGCGCACCATGGGGCAGTCCCCTGTAGCTTCGAACGAATGCGCTATTTCCGACCTTCCTCAAATTAAACACTGGCCCATGGACGGCGGGCCTTTCGTTACCCTCCCCGTAGTGTACACCGAAGATGCCGACAAACCGGGAATCATGAATTCAAACATCGGTATGTACCGAATTCAACTGGGCGGAAACCAATACGAACAAGACCGCGAAATCGGACTCCATTACCAACTTCACAGAGGTATCGGAGTGCATCAAACCAAAGCAAACGCCAAAGGTCATCCACTTAAGGTGAGCATTTTCGTCGGTGGACCTCCGGCACTTACCCTTTCAGGCGTTATGCCGCTTCCTGAAGGTTTGTCAGAATTGACCTTTGTCGGAGCCCTGGGCGGACGCAGATTCAGGCACACAATACGCGACGGATACAGATTGGCTTCCGACGCCGATTTCGTGATCACCGGCGAAGTCCATCCCGGTCAAAACAAACCCGAAGGCCCCTTTGGCGACCACCTAGGTTACTACAGCCTCAAGCACGACTTCCCACTCATGAAGGTGCACAAGGTCTTCCACCGCAAAGATGCCATTTGGCCTTTCACCGTTGTCGGCCGACCGCCTCAAGAAGACACACAGTTCGGGGCCTTGATCCACGAGATCACCGGTCCGGCCATCCCCAACGAAATTCCGGGTCTCCGAGAAGTTCACGCTGTCGATGCCGCCGGAGTGCACCCACTGCTACTAGCGATTGGATTTGAACGCTATACCCCTTATCTCGAAAAGAAACGCCCTCAGGAGATCCTCACCATCGCAAACCACGTGCTCGGATTCGGACAACTCAGCCTGGCTAAATTCGTATTCATCATCGATGGCTCCGACAACCCAAAACTGACCACGCATCACGTGTCCGAATTCTTTTGTCACGTGCTCGAGCGGGTCGATTGGACACGGGATCTGCACTTCCATACGCAAACGAGCATCGATACGCTCGATTACAGCGGCGATGGACTCAATACCGGCTCCAAGGTCGTCGTGGCCGCTGCCGGAGCTAAAAAGCGCCATTTAGCTACTGAGAAGCCCTCGTTGGACTGGGGGAGTGAGGTCAATGCGGTTGAGGTGGCGCAGCCCGGAACCGTGGCCGTCGAGATCGGGCCGTGGCAAAACTATGAACAGGCCAATGAAGAAATTCAGCGCCTCGCGGCGCGATGGGCCTCAGCCGACCTCCAAGGGTTTCCTTTGATCGTGCTGGTCGACGACGCGTCCTTCGCAGTGCGTACCCTTAACAACTACCTCTGGGTTACCTATACGCGTTCTAACCCCAGTCACGATATTTACGGCGTCAACTCCTTTACCGAGAACAAACATTGGGGCTGCCGCGGTTCACTCATCATTGACGCTCGGATAAAAGGACACCACGCCCCTCCGGTTGAAAAGGACCCCGAAGTGGAAAGAAAGGTGGATAGGTTAGGTGAGCAGGGTGCCGGCCTTCATGGAATCATTTGA
- the ung gene encoding uracil-DNA glycosylase, with protein sequence MEHKGNENTKPQSIKRPKLETSWLNRLQSEFEQPYFEELKHFLVEERANQVVYPPGGRIFAAFDHTPFDRVKVVILGQDPYHGTGQANGLCFSVADGTKHPPSLRNIFKEIESDIGHAYPTSGNLEPWADQGVLLLNATLTVRAHQAGSHQGKGWEIFTDRVIELLSNERKDLVFLLWGKFAQNKAANIDSGKHHILTAPHPSPFSAHTGFFGCRHFSQTNALLQQNGQNPIDWRLS encoded by the coding sequence ATGGAACACAAAGGTAACGAAAATACCAAGCCTCAAAGTATCAAACGGCCGAAGTTGGAAACCAGTTGGTTAAACCGGCTACAAAGCGAGTTCGAGCAACCCTATTTCGAAGAACTCAAACATTTCCTCGTTGAAGAACGTGCCAATCAAGTTGTTTATCCGCCCGGAGGACGCATCTTTGCGGCTTTCGACCACACTCCTTTCGACCGAGTGAAGGTGGTTATCCTAGGTCAGGATCCCTACCATGGCACCGGACAAGCAAATGGTTTGTGTTTTTCCGTTGCCGACGGAACAAAGCATCCACCGTCGCTGCGGAATATTTTCAAGGAGATCGAGTCGGACATAGGACACGCCTATCCCACGAGCGGAAACCTGGAACCCTGGGCCGATCAAGGCGTTCTCCTCCTCAACGCCACCCTCACGGTCCGCGCCCATCAAGCGGGCAGCCACCAAGGGAAAGGCTGGGAGATCTTTACGGATCGCGTAATCGAGCTGCTCTCCAACGAGCGCAAAGACTTGGTTTTCTTACTCTGGGGCAAGTTCGCTCAAAACAAAGCGGCAAACATCGATTCTGGCAAACACCATATTCTTACAGCTCCTCACCCAAGCCCGTTCAGCGCACACACCGGGTTTTTCGGGTGCCGACATTTTTCGCAAACAAATGCGTTACTGCAACAGAACGGACAAAATCCCATCGACTGGCGACTCTCCTAA
- a CDS encoding patatin-like phospholipase family protein, translated as MKALRERGIEPEIVSGASAGSIVGALYADGHDREDIFKLFQEQGFYKFVRFGLEPMGLLNLDGLVKLLENNLSVKNIEDLKKPLVIACTEFNSGKMRFFSEGPLPTLVRASCSIPILFKAVEYEGKYLVDGGVTTNMPVEPIAKDCERIIGSHVNPIDEQDDLSGWTTMIDRVFTLATYNTIRLHIPNCDLFIEPPKLAHFGIFSSARDRQMFDLGYDETMKQLDEQGFEA; from the coding sequence TTGAAGGCATTGCGCGAGCGCGGAATCGAGCCTGAGATCGTGAGCGGAGCCAGTGCTGGTAGCATTGTTGGAGCACTTTACGCCGACGGTCATGACCGGGAAGACATATTCAAGCTATTCCAAGAGCAGGGTTTTTATAAGTTCGTTCGCTTCGGACTAGAGCCCATGGGGCTTTTAAATCTCGACGGTCTTGTGAAATTGCTCGAGAATAATTTGTCCGTAAAGAACATTGAAGACCTTAAAAAGCCACTGGTGATCGCATGTACGGAGTTCAATTCCGGTAAGATGCGGTTTTTCTCGGAAGGACCTCTGCCTACATTGGTTCGGGCATCGTGCTCTATTCCGATCTTGTTCAAGGCGGTCGAGTACGAGGGAAAGTACCTCGTTGACGGCGGCGTAACCACGAACATGCCCGTTGAGCCCATAGCCAAAGACTGTGAGCGGATCATTGGCTCGCATGTGAATCCGATCGACGAGCAAGATGACCTTTCGGGATGGACCACCATGATCGACAGGGTATTCACCCTCGCGACCTACAACACCATTCGACTGCATATTCCGAATTGCGATCTATTCATTGAGCCGCCAAAACTGGCGCACTTTGGGATATTTTCATCGGCCAGGGACCGCCAGATGTTCGATCTGGGGTACGACGAAACCATGAAGCAACTCGACGAGCAGGGCTTTGAAGCATAA
- a CDS encoding GWxTD domain-containing protein translates to MKTNNDIQGLYRAARRIFAFIVLLLLVAACGGKKGLTSRNMAHLYQQESMLMRPDYYVINQSPNSSELNFRLLSHDLLYMRPSEDDLFKADVRVRVRLYSSLENPVLLDSTSLHFVDEQTEMRDKVLEGVIPFSTPPARKYVLEVQLEDLNRDYMHQSYVELRKVTPSSRNYFSISKPTGEKMYEPFVNVGEPFVLHHSGPTEDSLFVRVYQRKFPLASPPYVIENNVAFDYAADSLFRMAIGDTISFEQPGFYHFQFDTTSTEGFTAFCFYNDFPFVTKVEHLAPPMRYITTKKEFEALTSKKAVDAFWIKNAGTPDRAKMLIRTYYNRVEDANSFFSSYTEGWRTDRGIVYTIFGPPNIIYKTADSESWIYGEENSMLSYNFNFVRVQNPFSANAFALNRSSIYRYSWSQAVDTWRQGRIFNVSDVQRAQDESDRQFSRPYFWY, encoded by the coding sequence GTGAAGACGAATAACGACATTCAAGGGCTATATCGCGCCGCGAGGCGCATATTCGCGTTTATTGTGTTGTTATTGTTGGTTGCCGCCTGCGGCGGGAAGAAGGGCTTGACGTCGCGGAACATGGCGCACCTATACCAACAGGAGTCGATGCTCATGCGACCCGACTATTACGTCATCAATCAAAGTCCGAACAGCTCGGAGCTGAATTTTCGATTGCTCTCCCACGACCTTTTGTACATGCGGCCGTCTGAGGACGATCTCTTCAAGGCGGACGTACGCGTGCGGGTGAGACTTTACAGTTCCCTTGAAAACCCGGTGCTACTCGATTCGACTTCGCTGCATTTCGTGGATGAGCAAACGGAAATGCGAGACAAGGTGCTTGAGGGCGTGATCCCCTTCTCTACTCCGCCCGCGAGGAAATACGTGTTGGAGGTGCAGCTGGAAGATCTGAATCGCGATTACATGCATCAGAGTTATGTGGAACTCCGAAAGGTGACCCCGAGTTCGCGAAATTACTTTTCAATATCCAAGCCCACCGGTGAAAAAATGTACGAGCCATTTGTCAATGTCGGAGAGCCTTTTGTACTCCATCATTCGGGCCCCACCGAGGATTCGCTATTTGTTAGAGTGTATCAAAGGAAGTTTCCATTGGCAAGTCCGCCCTATGTGATCGAGAACAACGTGGCATTCGACTATGCGGCCGACAGTCTCTTTCGGATGGCGATCGGTGACACGATCTCCTTTGAACAACCCGGATTTTACCATTTTCAATTCGACACCACGTCAACTGAAGGGTTCACGGCCTTTTGCTTTTATAACGATTTTCCGTTCGTGACCAAGGTAGAACACTTGGCTCCACCCATGAGGTACATTACCACCAAGAAGGAGTTTGAAGCTTTGACTTCGAAAAAAGCAGTCGATGCTTTTTGGATCAAGAACGCCGGCACGCCCGATAGAGCAAAGATGCTGATCAGGACCTACTACAACCGAGTTGAGGATGCCAATTCGTTCTTTTCGTCCTATACGGAGGGCTGGCGAACGGATCGTGGAATCGTGTACACCATTTTTGGTCCGCCAAACATCATTTACAAGACCGCGGATAGCGAAAGTTGGATCTACGGTGAAGAGAACTCCATGTTGAGCTATAATTTTAACTTTGTGCGAGTACAGAATCCATTCTCAGCCAATGCTTTCGCCCTGAATCGATCTAGTATTTATCGATACAGTTGGAGTCAGGCCGTTGACACCTGGCGACAAGGTCGTATCTTCAACGTTTCGGACGTACAACGCGCACAAGATGAATCGGACCGACAGTTCTCCAGACCTTATTTTTGGTATTAA
- the gap gene encoding type I glyceraldehyde-3-phosphate dehydrogenase has protein sequence MPRSTSSKVRIGINGFGRIGRTAARVLQRTEGYDLAVVNDLSDAHTLGHLLKYDSVHRAFPGEVTWSEDEVFIDGRSIPILNHKTPDTIPWSAYDVDVVLESTGQFKYTEQVAGHLMGGAPWVVLSVPPVDQNMPTIVLGINDHELDGSERMVSNASCTTNCAAPMVALIDELCQVEEAYITTVHSFTGDQRLHDAPHKDLRRARAATQSIVPTTTGAAKAVTRIFPHLDGSIGGCGIRVPVPDGSLTDITFIVKNPVSAEKINAYFKERSESDLKGILGYTEDPIVSSDILGSSYSCLHDAQMTSVLGNMVKIIGWYDNEMGYSSRLVDLIKKRSEGSFSK, from the coding sequence ATGCCGAGAAGCACCTCTTCTAAAGTGCGCATAGGGATCAACGGATTTGGTCGAATCGGGCGTACGGCTGCCCGAGTTCTTCAAAGAACAGAAGGCTACGACCTAGCAGTTGTCAATGACCTCAGCGATGCACACACTTTAGGTCACCTGTTGAAGTACGATTCTGTACACAGGGCATTCCCCGGCGAAGTAACCTGGAGTGAAGATGAGGTATTCATCGACGGTAGGTCCATTCCAATACTGAACCATAAAACTCCCGATACCATTCCATGGTCTGCCTATGATGTAGACGTTGTATTGGAATCTACCGGTCAATTTAAATACACGGAACAAGTTGCCGGTCACCTCATGGGGGGCGCTCCCTGGGTGGTGTTGAGCGTTCCGCCGGTTGACCAAAACATGCCTACCATTGTGCTCGGAATCAACGACCACGAACTCGATGGTTCGGAGCGAATGGTGTCCAATGCTAGTTGTACCACCAATTGTGCGGCCCCCATGGTTGCGCTGATAGATGAGCTGTGCCAGGTTGAGGAGGCGTATATCACTACGGTCCATAGCTTCACGGGAGATCAGCGACTGCACGATGCACCTCATAAAGACCTAAGAAGGGCGAGAGCGGCCACACAGAGCATCGTTCCAACCACTACGGGTGCGGCAAAAGCGGTGACGCGCATTTTTCCGCACCTCGATGGAAGTATCGGAGGTTGCGGAATCCGGGTTCCTGTACCCGATGGGTCTTTGACCGATATCACGTTCATTGTGAAGAATCCGGTATCGGCTGAAAAGATCAATGCCTACTTCAAAGAACGATCCGAAAGTGACCTCAAAGGAATTCTTGGATATACAGAAGATCCAATCGTATCGAGTGATATCTTAGGTAGCTCGTACAGTTGCCTACACGATGCTCAAATGACCAGTGTCCTTGGGAACATGGTCAAGATCATTGGGTGGTACGATAACGAAATGGGTTACTCGAGCCGGTTGGTCGACTTGATCAAGAAGCGGTCCGAAGGGTCTTTTTCGAAGTGA
- the rlmB gene encoding 23S rRNA (guanosine(2251)-2'-O)-methyltransferase RlmB, with protein MNRTDSSPDLIFGIKPVLEGIRSGKEFDKIMLQKGDQGEAFQELFAEIRAANLPFQHVPYQKLNRITRKNHQGVVAFISPVSFQPIEEVLQTVYEQGETPLFIALDRVTDVRNFGAVVRSAEAMGAHGILVPEKGSAQINGDAVKTSAGALLRLPICRVRFLKDAFQYLKDSGIQIVGITEKAEAPLSEIDFTVPTCLIMGSEEDGISPEYLNTTDANGMIPMPGGFDSLNVSVAAGMALYEAARQRFEVG; from the coding sequence ATGAATCGGACCGACAGTTCTCCAGACCTTATTTTTGGTATTAAGCCCGTACTCGAAGGTATTCGCAGCGGAAAGGAATTTGATAAGATCATGCTTCAGAAGGGTGATCAGGGAGAGGCTTTTCAAGAGCTTTTCGCAGAGATTCGCGCGGCGAATTTGCCGTTTCAGCATGTCCCCTATCAAAAGCTGAATCGAATAACGCGAAAGAATCATCAAGGCGTGGTCGCCTTTATTTCACCAGTATCGTTTCAGCCGATCGAAGAAGTACTTCAGACGGTGTACGAGCAAGGTGAGACTCCTTTGTTCATTGCACTCGACCGCGTTACCGACGTTCGAAATTTCGGAGCTGTGGTTCGCTCTGCGGAGGCCATGGGTGCCCATGGAATTCTGGTGCCAGAGAAGGGTTCGGCTCAAATAAATGGCGATGCCGTAAAGACATCGGCCGGTGCTTTACTGCGTTTACCCATTTGCCGAGTTCGTTTTTTGAAGGATGCGTTTCAATACTTGAAAGATAGCGGCATTCAAATTGTGGGAATCACCGAAAAGGCCGAGGCTCCACTATCGGAGATCGACTTTACCGTGCCTACCTGTCTGATCATGGGTTCAGAAGAAGACGGTATTTCACCTGAGTACTTAAACACGACCGACGCCAACGGAATGATCCCCATGCCTGGCGGATTTGATTCGCTGAATGTAAGTGTAGCGGCCGGAATGGCCCTTTATGAAGCGGCTCGACAGCGCTTTGAGGTCGGTTAA
- the lipA gene encoding lipoyl synthase — translation MSQEILTAPAQEPKPDKQRKPKWLRVKLPTGENYRNVRGLVDNYGLHTICESGNCPNMGECWGAGTATFMILGNTCTRSCGFCAVATGRPDAVDWDEPERVARSVKLMKVKHCVITSVDRDDLADGGSIIWAETVNAVRRMSLTTTMETLIPDFKGEKHNIDRLIEVAPEIISHNTETVRRLTRQVRIQAKYDRSLEVLAYMKRQGQKRTKSGIMLGLGEREDEVIESLRDLRQADVDIITLGQYLQPTPKHLPVQEYVTPEQFEKYKEIGLEMGFKYVESGPLVRSSYHAEKHLF, via the coding sequence ATGTCACAAGAAATACTGACGGCTCCCGCTCAGGAGCCCAAACCCGATAAACAACGCAAACCAAAGTGGCTGCGCGTAAAGCTTCCAACCGGCGAGAATTACCGCAATGTTCGCGGATTGGTTGATAATTACGGGCTTCATACGATTTGCGAAAGTGGAAATTGCCCCAATATGGGTGAGTGTTGGGGTGCCGGAACGGCGACCTTCATGATCTTGGGGAATACCTGTACCCGATCCTGCGGATTTTGCGCCGTGGCAACGGGAAGGCCTGATGCGGTGGATTGGGACGAACCCGAACGCGTTGCTCGATCGGTGAAGCTCATGAAAGTGAAGCACTGTGTAATTACGAGCGTCGACCGCGATGATTTAGCCGATGGCGGATCCATCATTTGGGCCGAAACGGTAAATGCCGTGCGAAGAATGAGTCTGACCACCACCATGGAAACCTTGATACCAGACTTCAAGGGAGAAAAGCACAATATCGATCGCCTGATCGAAGTAGCGCCGGAGATCATCTCGCACAATACGGAAACGGTTCGTCGCTTAACGCGACAGGTTCGTATCCAGGCAAAGTACGATCGAAGCCTCGAGGTCTTGGCTTACATGAAGAGACAAGGTCAAAAAAGGACCAAGAGCGGTATCATGCTCGGCTTGGGCGAAAGGGAAGATGAGGTGATCGAAAGCCTACGAGACCTGCGCCAAGCTGATGTGGATATCATCACGCTCGGTCAGTACTTACAGCCGACACCCAAGCACTTGCCCGTTCAAGAGTATGTGACCCCCGAGCAATTCGAGAAGTATAAAGAGATCGGACTGGAAATGGGCTTTAAGTATGTAGAGAGCGGGCCGCTCGTTCGTTCGAGTTATCATGCCGAGAAGCACCTCTTCTAA